A segment of the Corvus hawaiiensis isolate bCorHaw1 chromosome 16, bCorHaw1.pri.cur, whole genome shotgun sequence genome:
TGGCCGCGCAGTCCAGAGCTGCcctgagaagctgctgtgcaccAGGTGGGCTTTACAGGGAAGGCCCATGGAGGAAGATTTTACACCTTGGAGTTGCTGCCTGGTCACAGCCTGTCCAGCTTTGGGGCTGTACCCCTGGTTCTGCCTGGGGGGGAAGCTGAGGCCAGTGCAGTGGTGGCACCAGCCCTGGCCTCCCCCATTACCTGTCACCTCCGTCCCCAAGCACCATGCAGCTCCATGTGCCTGTGGCACCAAAGGCTGGTGTCACCTAAAGgcttctgtccctgcagggctgcctggagCCATGTCCAACGACCCACCCCCACCCTATCCGGGGGGCCCCTCAGCACCGCTGATAGAAGAGAAGCACGGCCCACCCTCTGCACCAGGTACTGGGGGGTGTCCCAGCTGCTCAGGGGCGACATTGCCAAACAGACAGGACCCAAGGCAGCGTGGGTTCTCTGGGATTGCCCTGGCTGTGGCCTCTCCTCACAGCCTGGCTCCATTTGTCCCCATGTCACCCttgggggaggcaggaggggtcCTAGGGGCAGTGACAAGAGCAGGAAGCACTCCCAGCTCAAAGCCTGGCACTGCTTCCTGCTGTGGGGTGAATTTGGGCTTCTTGTGGCCCAGAGGATGGGGCTTAAGGGGGTGCCCCCCGCCTCTTGTCTCCCTTCCCTCTTGGGGTGGATGCCCTGACCACACAGCCAGGACACCATcttcccctcagctctgctgcctccttggCTGCTgactctgtgttttctttcagaggGTGTCACCCCAGTGGTGGGACAGCCCCAGGGggttcccatcccccctcctgAGTTTGGACCCCCCCCATATGagccaccctcacagccagggtTCGTGCCCCCCCACATGCCCACGGATGGCTCTGGGCCCTATGTGCCACCAGGTGAGTCCTGCACAGTGTTGGGCGACACAGCAGCACGTATTTCCTGGTGCCCCGGGGAATGGGGGGACAGAAGAGGGGATTGGGGCTGCCTTTTGGGGTTTGCAGCGAGGCTCcttgggatggggtggggggtACAGTGCCTGTAGCAGGGTTGGCCCCAAGTCTGTACTCAAAGAGTGGGGGCCTCTCCCGTAAGGATCTGGCCTCTCCTGCCATGTACAAAGGTGCTCACTTGTTCATGTTTCTCATTCACAGCAGGGTACTACCCACCCCCAGGCCCTCACCCCAACATGGGCTACTACCCTGCCCCAGGCCCCTACCCCTCTCCTGGTGGCCACACAGCCACAGTGCTCGTCCCACCGGGAGCTGCCACCACAGTCACAGTGCTGCAGGGGGAGATCTTCCAGGGTGCCCCTGTGCAGACGGTGTGTCCCCACTGCCAGCAAGCCATCACCACCAAGATCTCCTACGAGATTGGGCTCATGAGCTTCCTTCTTggcttcttctgctgcttcgTGGGGTAGGTGCTGCAAGCAGAGCTGGGGCCTCGTGGTGGGTGCTCAGCCTGGTCCTGGTAGCCCCAGTGCTGGTGGCCTTGGCTGGGCATGGTGGGGTCCTTGGCACAGAGAtggcactggagcagcagaggggtTCCTGGGGTGACAGCCCCTACAATTACTCACATCTCTTGCCCATGGCCCAGAATGATCCCTGTGCTCAGGGGCTGCCCCAGCTCAGcatctctgcctctccctgtgctctaGGTGtgatctctgctgctgcctgatcCCCTGCCTGTTCGATGACTTCAAGGACGTGACACACACGTGTCCCAACTGCAAGGCCTATATCTACACGTACAAGCGCATGTGCTAACGGCACCCTGGAGCCACTGCAACGCCACCGGCGCTGTCCCGCTGCCGTCCGTCTCCGCGTGTGCATCACTCCTCGCTTCCCCCGCCGGTGGTGTGTATATGTTATCCCCGGCTCCCTCCCGCGCAGAGCTGCCACCAcctgcccccagctctgctcctcactgGGAATAGTTGGATTGGTGACACTGGTGCACAGGGGAGGTGGGCCCAGGCCCCGGACGCTGTGTGGGGGATGCCCTGCAGTGTGCAGGAGTGGGGGGCATCACTCTGCACCCCATTATGCTCCGGGGTGTGAGCGAGGCCCCTCTCACCTGGAGCAACCCTGGGAAGGGtaacagctgctggaggtgcccACCCCAGTCCCACAGTGCAGGGGGTGCCTGGCTGCAGGATGAGCCCAGGAAGGGAACCCAAGGAGCCCATGGTGTCCTCAGGGGATGCAGCACAGCCTTTGTGGCACTTTTAGGAAGGGGCTCAGTGGCAAGAGACAGAGGGCAGTGCCACACACCAGGTTTCAGTGTGGTTCacagccccctccagccctgtgGCAAAGCCCCTTCCCgagaagaggcagagctgcctctgagcACGGAGAGGGGCCCggctgcagcactgcacccTGATCAGCACCTCCGTCCTGCCCGGTGGCCACTCCAGCTGCATGCgcctcctcccagccccaccacggctctgggggcagggacagccccaagCAGCCCTCGCCCCCACTGGCAACCTGAGCGCCAAAACTGCACCCGGCATGTCCTGGCGGCCCGGCACGTAGAGTAGAGGAGTTTGTTACCAGGCCGCAGCTCTGGAGCCACATCCTGGGCCCGGCAGGGTCTGTAGGGTCCTCCTTGCATGTGAGTGTAGGGGGTATTTTTAGCTCACTCATTTGGGGCAGAAGGAAGGGGCAAGCAGGCAGCgacaggagctgccagcagcactcccaCAGCAGGGGCAAGAGGACCTGGGAGCCAAGTTCAGCCTCTCAGGactgctcctccctcccctgcccctgcagctcccagagcacagTGGGGAGAGGGTCTCTCAGTACACAGGtctgcaaacacagcctggcCTGCACAGGAAGCTGCTGTTTGCTCAGGGGTGGAACTGTGGCACTAGTCTGTGtttttatgtaaataaataacagaCCCTGTACTCGTGTACATCTTTTCTTTGCTCCTGCTCAAAATTCACAGCAGATGTGCCTGCAGGGGAGCTGAGGGCAGGGTGGGGGTACAGCAGTAACAAGCAtaggaggaagagcagcagcttccctacCCAACCAGGAACCCCCTCAACACAGGTAAGCCCCAAGCCCTGTGTCCTCTGAGCAGGGCAATGGGCATCCACACAAGGAAACCCCAGGGGCAACAGCAGGGACCATGGGGTGCTAGGGCAGGACTTCCTCAGGGACTGCATGAGTCAGAGACAAGTGAAACAGTGTGGGACTCTGCACTCCTCCCATTAGCCCCCTCCCCATTCTCACAGTGATACGCTTTTGGCTTCCCCCAGCTACAGCATTGCAACTTTTTATTCCAGTCAAGGAAAAATAACCAACAACCAACCCTCAACCCCAAAGTTGCACAATATACATCTGTCACCTCCATACCCCACCATGgtcctgcccccagccccagggagctcCCTCCAACCGGAGTCAGACAGTTCCTAGGACATCCCTCCACACAGGACACTCCTTTGAGATAACAGCCCCATGGCACAGCCTCAGCTCTCAGGGTAGGAAGGCAAGTGCTCGTCGCTTGAAATGCTGATGACATTCTGCAGTTGCAACCCAGGGTGGGAAACTCCCTCCAGACActgctccagggatggagatgaaAAGCCAAGCATGTGAAGCCTTTgccaggacaggacaggacatcTCTAGCCTTAAAagctgccccagcctgggcagggcagtGATGCAGTGGAATCCTCACCCCCTCGCACCAGCCAGTCCTGTGCACTAGTCAGCTAAAGACGTTGTGTTACAGCGGTGTGTGAGGAGGCTTGGACAATCCCACAGGATTCCTGTTTATTTCCTTACTCCCACTCTGCAGCCAACTCACCACCAGCAAGAGAAAGGTCTGAAAACAGGCAGGGCACATCTCTCCCCTTGCCCCCGAGCAGAGCCACACTGTTCCTGTCACAGGATGtaccaggctgcagctcctgctgccacggccacgcaggctgccagcaccagctgcaccaggggctgcctggCCAGGCCCACAGCAGCATGGAAGGGGCAGCCAGGGCCTGCCGTGCCTGCAGGACACAGAAAGTACTGTTAGCACTGCCCGTCCTGTGCCACACGCCCATGGCAGCTCTCTCGTTGCCACCACCTACCCAGTTTGTCTGCATAGTAAGGGCATTTGCGGATGTCTCCTTTTCCGTCATGGACTGGAAAGCCTCCATCTTGGGCTTCTTCTGCCAGCGACCTGCCAATCTTGTCCAGCTCATCAAACACCTGCAAGGGGTAACAGTGAGCATGTGAAGCAGGCAGAGCTAGGCAGCTCTCAGCCAGACCCCTGGAATCATCTGGAGAACAAGCAAGCACCActcctccttccctgtccccagacACCTTTCAGGGCATCCACTGCAAACCTGTGGTGACACCTGACACACACTGCAACTCCAGGAAGGCACAGCCCATCCCAAGAGCATCCAGTCAGGAGTGAGGCAGCACCACCCTGCTGCTCACTTCCCAGCCTGCTGTGGGTGGGAGTGTGAGGCAACAggctctcccctccctgctgcagacCCTTGGAggatcccagctcctgcagtggtCAGGAAGCCGCTCTCACTGCCATGGGATTCCATAAGGATCCTGACAAAGGAGCCAACCACACCTCACCATGTTTCTGGCCAGTTTAAATCACACTGACCTGCTACAAGCACAAGATTAAAACTTCCATCCAGTAGCTAAATCTGTGTTCATTCCCTGGggcaagcagcagctcagtcaGGTTTGATGAGAGGCAAATGCTATGGGAGGAACAGGAGGCTCCAGACATTTTTGACCACAGAGCAACAAGTCAGACCTGAGACAGGAGATGAATTGTCACCAGGGTGATGCAACACACTCAAAGTTTGAGGCTGTCTTGGCCCAagagctctgctcccctccctgcttcACAGCCACACAGCCCATGGGAATCTTGAAGTCATACTAATTTTGCCTTAATCAAAGGGCTTGGCTGTGGTGTTGGAGAATGGGAGGAATTCCTGCCTGACAGCAGCTCCAGAAGCTAATGAAAGAGCTAGTTCAACTAGAATCCCAACTCCTCAAGGAGGGGCTGTGGTGGTCTCAGCCCCAGACCACTGCCTGGGTGAGTGGTATGCCTGAATTAACCTGGGCCAGACCTAAAAAGCTGCAGCACCTACACATACAGGAGCTCAAGGG
Coding sequences within it:
- the CDIP1 gene encoding cell death-inducing p53-target protein 1 gives rise to the protein MSNDPPPPYPGGPSAPLIEEKHGPPSAPEGVTPVVGQPQGVPIPPPEFGPPPYEPPSQPGFVPPHMPTDGSGPYVPPAGYYPPPGPHPNMGYYPAPGPYPSPGGHTATVLVPPGAATTVTVLQGEIFQGAPVQTVCPHCQQAITTKISYEIGLMSFLLGFFCCFVGCDLCCCLIPCLFDDFKDVTHTCPNCKAYIYTYKRMC